A stretch of Gadus macrocephalus chromosome 17, ASM3116895v1 DNA encodes these proteins:
- the LOC132445445 gene encoding nuclear factor 7, brain-like isoform X1: MPALFSALDEQRTERNKMAATLDAEQIQCSICLDIFSKPVSIPCGHNFCMHCLATCWATQQQAQCPLCKEVFHPRPALRVNRTLAVITEAFTRALSENLEDREDGLQPVPRETKGPARPGQPVDCDVCTGLKLAAARSCQVCMRSYCEAHLRPHQTDAVLRRHKLADPAAFRTRGLCRRHRGPLDIFCRTEKILVCAACIETDHKGHDAVVVETEVGRVKVEMKEAEEQLLQMVQSKREKVQEIAGFLHKGKELADKEMQAVFEELGGFLSRVQAGLLEEEGEVLMAAEKKAKVMVEELGEEITQLQKRRSELEQLQHTQDQLHLLQSFLSMRDPPTHRNWSKVRLHDNINLGGARRAAAKMADFCREMERRLCAQEIQLIGQYADDVILDPDTACPWLALSPDGKQVSQSIQENPSWLPSDPRRFQTCVCVLGTDPIQQGRHSWVVEVGDKSEWDVGVARESINRNGIIRVEPDQGYWAICRRKGGAVTPCPPPLIQPRLQATAPTRRVCVFVDYEEGSVSFYDVDAHVLLHTFSGCHFTEPLYPYFNPCLRDNGMNTAPLVICPVEGQMTGQ; the protein is encoded by the exons ATGCCTGCACTGTTTTCAGCCCTTGACGAACAACGGACAG AGAgaaacaagatggccgccactCTGGATGCAGAGCAGATCCAGTGCAGCATCTGTCTGGACATCTTCTCCAAGCCGGTGTCCATCCcctgtggacacaacttctgcatgCACTGCCTCGCCACCTGCTGGGCCACCCAGCAGCAGGCCCAGTGCCCACTCTGCAAGGAGGTCTTCCATCCCCGACCAGCGCTCCGGGTCAACAGAACTCTGGCCGTCATCACTGAAGCCTTCACAAG GGCCCTGTCAGAGAACCttgaggacagggaggacggCCTGCAACCGGTTCCCAGGGAAACcaaaggcccggcccgcccCGGTCAGCCGGTTGACTGTGACGTCTGCACGGGGCTGAAGCTGGCGGCGGCCAGGTCGTGCCAGGTGTGCATGAGGTCGTACTGCGAGGCCCACCTCAGACCCCACCAGACCGACGCAGTGCTGCGCAGACACAAGCTTGCGGATCCCGCCGCCTTCCGCACCAGGGGCCTCTGCCGGAGGCACCGGGGGCCCTTGGACATCTTCTGCCGGACAGAGAAGATACTGGTGTGCGCCGCGTGCATCGAGACGGACCACAAGGGCCACGACGCTGTTGTCGTGGAGACGGAGGTCGGCAGGGTCAAG GTGGAGATGAAGGAGGCAGAGGAACAGCTTCTCCAGATGGtgcagagcaagagggagaaggTCCAGGAGATCGCAGGCTTTCTGCACAAGGGAAAG GAGTTGGCGGACAAGGAGATGCAGGCGGTGTTTGAGGAGCTGGGGGGCTTCCTCTCCAGAGTCCAGGCCGGCCtgctggaggaagagggggaggtgctGATGGCGGCGGAGAAGAAGGCaaaggtgatggtggaggagctgggggaggagatCACCCAACTCCAGAAGAGGCGCAGCGAGCTGGAGCAGCTACAGCACACACAGGATCAGCTGCACCTCCTGCAG AGTTTTCTTTCTATGCGCGACCCCCCGACCCACAGGAACTGGTCCAAGGTCCGTCTCCACGACAACATTAACCTGGGCGGGGCGAGGAGGGCCGCCGCCAAGATGGCTGACTTctgcagagagatggagaggcggCTGTGTGCCCAAG AGATCCAATTGATCGGCCAGTATGCAG atGATGTGATTCTAGACCCAGATACGGCGTGCCCTTGGTTGGCTCTTTCCCCTGACGGAAAGCAG GTGAGCCAGAGCATCCAGGAGAACCCGAGTTGGTTGCCCAGCGACCCCCGGAGGttccagacgtgtgtgtgtgtcttggggaCAGATCCCATCCAGCAggggagacacagctgggtggTGGAG GTGGGGGACAAGAGTGAGTGGGACGTGGGCGTGGCCAGGGAGTCCATCAACAGGAACGGCATCATCAGGGTGGAGCCCGATCAAGGCTACTGGGCCATCTGCCGACGCAAAGGCGGGGCCgtcaccccctgcccccccccactcatccaGCCCCGCCTCCAGGCCACCGCTCCCACCCGGCGGGTGTGCGTGTTCGTCGACTACGAGGAGGGCTCGGTCTCCTTCTACGACGTCGACGCCCACGTGCTCTTGCACACGTTCAGCGGCTGCCATTTCACCGAGCCCCTCTACCCCTACTTTAACCCCTGTCTCCGTGACAACGGCATGAACACCGCCCCCTTGGTCATCTGCCCCGTCGAGGGCCAGATGACGGGGCAGTAG
- the LOC132445445 gene encoding E3 ubiquitin-protein ligase TRIM47-like isoform X2: MPALFSALDEQRTERNKMAATLDAEQIQCSICLDIFSKPVSIPCGHNFCMHCLATCWATQQQAQCPLCKEVFHPRPALRVNRTLAVITEAFTRALSENLEDREDGLQPVPRETKGPARPGQPVDCDVCTGLKLAAARSCQVCMRSYCEAHLRPHQTDAVLRRHKLADPAAFRTRGLCRRHRGPLDIFCRTEKILVCAACIETDHKGHDAVVVETEVGRVKVEMKEAEEQLLQMVQSKREKVQEIAGFLHKGKELADKEMQAVFEELGGFLSRVQAGLLEEEGEVLMAAEKKAKVMVEELGEEITQLQKRRSELEQLQHTQDQLHLLQSFLSMRDPPTHRNWSKVRLHDNINLGGARRAAAKMADFCREMERRLCAQEIQLIGQYADDVILDPDTACPWLALSPDGKQVSQSIQENPSWLPSDPRRFQTCVCVLGTDPIQQGRHSWVVEG; the protein is encoded by the exons ATGCCTGCACTGTTTTCAGCCCTTGACGAACAACGGACAG AGAgaaacaagatggccgccactCTGGATGCAGAGCAGATCCAGTGCAGCATCTGTCTGGACATCTTCTCCAAGCCGGTGTCCATCCcctgtggacacaacttctgcatgCACTGCCTCGCCACCTGCTGGGCCACCCAGCAGCAGGCCCAGTGCCCACTCTGCAAGGAGGTCTTCCATCCCCGACCAGCGCTCCGGGTCAACAGAACTCTGGCCGTCATCACTGAAGCCTTCACAAG GGCCCTGTCAGAGAACCttgaggacagggaggacggCCTGCAACCGGTTCCCAGGGAAACcaaaggcccggcccgcccCGGTCAGCCGGTTGACTGTGACGTCTGCACGGGGCTGAAGCTGGCGGCGGCCAGGTCGTGCCAGGTGTGCATGAGGTCGTACTGCGAGGCCCACCTCAGACCCCACCAGACCGACGCAGTGCTGCGCAGACACAAGCTTGCGGATCCCGCCGCCTTCCGCACCAGGGGCCTCTGCCGGAGGCACCGGGGGCCCTTGGACATCTTCTGCCGGACAGAGAAGATACTGGTGTGCGCCGCGTGCATCGAGACGGACCACAAGGGCCACGACGCTGTTGTCGTGGAGACGGAGGTCGGCAGGGTCAAG GTGGAGATGAAGGAGGCAGAGGAACAGCTTCTCCAGATGGtgcagagcaagagggagaaggTCCAGGAGATCGCAGGCTTTCTGCACAAGGGAAAG GAGTTGGCGGACAAGGAGATGCAGGCGGTGTTTGAGGAGCTGGGGGGCTTCCTCTCCAGAGTCCAGGCCGGCCtgctggaggaagagggggaggtgctGATGGCGGCGGAGAAGAAGGCaaaggtgatggtggaggagctgggggaggagatCACCCAACTCCAGAAGAGGCGCAGCGAGCTGGAGCAGCTACAGCACACACAGGATCAGCTGCACCTCCTGCAG AGTTTTCTTTCTATGCGCGACCCCCCGACCCACAGGAACTGGTCCAAGGTCCGTCTCCACGACAACATTAACCTGGGCGGGGCGAGGAGGGCCGCCGCCAAGATGGCTGACTTctgcagagagatggagaggcggCTGTGTGCCCAAG AGATCCAATTGATCGGCCAGTATGCAG atGATGTGATTCTAGACCCAGATACGGCGTGCCCTTGGTTGGCTCTTTCCCCTGACGGAAAGCAG GTGAGCCAGAGCATCCAGGAGAACCCGAGTTGGTTGCCCAGCGACCCCCGGAGGttccagacgtgtgtgtgtgtcttggggaCAGATCCCATCCAGCAggggagacacagctgggtggTGGAG Gggtag